DNA sequence from the Amycolatopsis sp. Hca4 genome:
GACCTGATCCACACGGCCAAGGAGGTCGCCTCACTGGACCTGATCTCCGACGGCCGCGCGCTGTTCGGCGTCGGCGTCGGCTGGAACCGCGAGGAGATGCGCAACCACGGCACCGACCCGAAGACCCGCGGCGCGCTGATCGACGAGCAGCTGGCCGCGCTCAAGGAGATCTGGACGAAGGACGAGGCGGAGTTCCACGGCGAGCACATCGACCTCGACCCGATCTTCAGCTGGCCGAAGCCGGTCCAGAAGCCGCACGTCCCGATCTACATCGGCGGCGAGAGCGAAGCGGCGCTGAACCGCCTGGCCAAGTACGGCGACGGCTGGCTCCTCCGTGGCTACACGAAGTACCAGGAGGCCCAGCGGGTGCGGGGCTGGCTGGCGGACCAGGGCCGCGAAGACGTCAAGTTCGCGGTGTTCGGCGGCCCGACGACGCCGAAGGTGATCGACGGCTTCCGCGAGGCCGGCGTCGAGCGGTACACGTTCCTGCTGGACACGCTGCCGGAAGCGGAGACGCTCAAGGCACTGGACGAGCTGGCGGAGGTGGCCGCCGCACACCGCTGACGCCCGCGCCCGGCACCGGAAACCGTCGGTGCCGGGCGATAGTGTGGAACCGGGGGGCGCCCCCGCGGGCGGGGGCGCGGCGGCTACTTGCTGGGCAGCAGTCGCACCCGCCGGCCACGCCGATGCCGAGGCTCACGGCGTGGATCCGGACCGTGTGCCAGCGGCGAAGACCGTGCGGCAGCTTGCCGTCGCGGTAGTCGACGTGCTGGTCCCAGTCGCAGACCTGGGCCAGGCGTCTTCCAGGCGGGCGGAGTGCCGGAGCAGGGCTGCGCCGGTACTCCACGGCGGTCCACCCCGCGGTCGCTTCGATGATGCCGTCGCGGTCGTGCGTCCGCGGGTCGAGCACGCCGAGCAGGGCCTGCTCGACCAAGCTCCCCGAGCGCGCGGCCGGCGTCGGTGACATGGGCGAGCACGTGCCCGCGCGTCCAGCCGGACAGCAGCGGCGACGGCGCCAGGACCTGCTCGTCGGTCAGCCGTCCAGCGTGTGGTGGAATCGGGGCGCCCCCGCGGTTCAGACGGCGGCTATTTGCTGGGCAGCAGTCGCACCGCCGGCTACGCCGATGCCGAGGTCCACGGCGTGGACCCAGACCCAGGCGACCGGGATCACTTGTCCAGCAGCAGGTGCACCGACAGTTCGAGGCGGTTCGCCACATCGGCCGCCGAGGCGCGGCGGGTCACCCAGGCCACCAGGTTCGCCATCCAGACGTCCGCGACCACGTGGAAGATGTCCCGGTCGGCCTCGGCCGGCTCGGCGATGCCCATCGCCTTGGCGAACATGTTCTCCATCAGCCGCCCGACCTGCTCGACCTCGGCGGCGGCGGACGTGTCGGCGAACATGAACGCGCGCACCATGGCCTCGGTCAGGTGCGGGTCGCGCTGCATCATGCGCGTGTTGCGGCCGAGGACGAACATCAGCCGCTCGGCGGGGGTCTCGCCCGGGATGGCCTGGCGCTCCAGCTTCTCCTGCGCGCGCTCGAATTCGCGGGCCAGCCCGGAGACCAGCAGGTGGATCTTCGAGGGGAAGTACCGGTACAGCGTCCCGAGCGCGACGTCGGCCTTCTCGGCGACGGCCCGCATCTGGACGGCGTCGTAGCCGCCCTTCGAGGCGAGTGCGAGGGTGGCGTCGATGATCCGGCGGCGGCGGTCGCGCTGGGCGGCCGAGCCGAGCTCGTCGGCCCCGATCGCGCTCAGGCCGTTGCCGCGGGCCTTGGTCTTGCCTGGCATCGGCATTCCCCCGTCCTTCGGAACTTGTTCCAGTTCAAGACGTAGATTACCTGTCCTGGCGAACCTCGCGACAATTGACCCACTGGCCGGAAAACTGTAACACGTTCTACACTCGTGAGTAGTGTCCCGTCCTGCGAGGAGGCCCCATGCCGGTCGCGCTCAGCGAGGAACAGATCGCGCTGGCCGAGGCGATCCACGCCTGGTCCGCCGCGCACGACCCGAGGAAAGGGGTGCCCGCCGGCTTCGCGGAGCTGGGCCTCTTCGGCGTCGCCCTGCCCGAAGAGGTCGGCGGGGCGGGTGGCAGTGTCGCCGACCTCGCCGCGGGTCTCGCCGCGGCGGCCGAAGAACTCGTTCCGGGGCCCGTGCTGAGCACCGCGCTCGCCGGTCTCCTGCTCGCCGACGTCCCGGACGCGAAAGAGCTCCTCCCCGCCCTCGCCGAGGGCGAAGCCACCGCCGCGGTGCTGCTCGAGCCCGTGTCCCTCGAGGACGGCGTCAGCGGGCCCGTACCCGGGGCGCAGCCGGAAGCCTGGCTGCTCGTGCCGGTCGACGGCGGCCACGTCCTGCTCGCGCCCGGGACGCCCGGCGTGACCGTCGAGCCGCTGGACGCGTTCGACTTCTCGCGTCCGCTGGCGCGCGTCCGCTTCTCGGGAGTCCGTGCCGAGCCCCTCACCTTGCCGCCGGTCGCCGAACTGGCCGCGACCCTGGCGGCGGCCGAGGCGGCGGGCGTGGCGCGGCGGTGCCTGACCGTCGCCGTCGAGTACGCCAAGGTCAGGGAGCAGTTCGGCAAGCCCATCGGGGCGTTCCAGGCCGTCAAGCACCTGTGCGCCGAGATGCTCTGCCGCGCCGAAGCCGCCGAAGCGCTGGCCTGGGACGCCGCGTCCGGGCAGCACCCGCTTTCGGTGGCGAGCGCGGCCGTGGTGGCACTGGACGCGGCCGTCGCCAACGCCAAGGACTGCATCCAGGTCCTCGGCGGGATCGGCTTCACCTGGGAGCACGACGCCCACCGGTACCTGCGCCGGGCGGTGGCCCTGCGGCAGTGGCTCGGCGGGGCGTGGCGGCGGCGGGCGGCGTCGCTGGCGCTGTCCGGGAGTGAGCGCACGCTGGGCGTCGACGTCGGCGACGATCCCGCGCTGCGGGCCGAGGTCGCCCGGATCGCCGCGCTGCCCGCCGACGCGCAGCGTGTCGCGCTGGCCGACGCGGGGCTGCTGACACCGCACTGGCCGGCGCCCTACGGCCGGGGCGCCGACGCCGCGGAGCAGCTGCGGATCGACGCAGCGCTGGCTGCCGCGGGCGTCCGGCGTCCGGACCTGGTGATCGGCGCGTGGGCGGTGCCGACGATCCTCGAGCACGGCAGCGACGAGCAGCGCGAGCGGTTCGCCCGGCCCACCCTGCGCGGCGAGCTCACCTGGTGCCAGCTGTTCAGCGAGCCCGGCGCGGGGTCCGACCTGGCGGCGCTGCGGACGGCGGCCCGGCGTGTCGACGGCGGCTGGCGGCTGTCCGGGCAGAAGGTGTGGACGTCGCTGGCCCGCGAAGCCGATTGGGGCATCTGCCTGGCCCGCACCGACCCGGACGCGCCCAAGCACAAGGGCATCACGTACTTCCTCGTCGACATGCGCGCCGAGGGGATCACGACGCGGCCGCTGCGGGAGATCACCGGCGAGGCGGTGTTCAACGAGGTGTTCCTCGACGACGTGTTCGTGCCGGACGCCGACGTCGTCGGCCCGCCGAACGGCGGCTGGCGGCTGGCGCGCACGACGCTGGCCAACGAGCGGGTGGCCATCGGGAGCGGTTCGGCGGTCGGGGAGAGCGTGCAGACGCTCGTGTCCACTGTGGACGCCTCGGCCCTGGACGACGTCGCCCTGGACCGGCTCGGCGCGCTGGTCGCGGACGGAGTCGCGGGTTCGGTGCTCGACCTGCGGGCGGCCCTGCGCCGGCTGGAGGGGCAGGACCCGGGCGCGGAGTCGAGCGTCCGGAAGCTGCTCGGCGTGCAGCACCGGCAGGACGTGGCCGAGTTCGCGCTGGAGCTGGCCGGCTCGGGTGCCTTGCTCGCCGACGGCCCGGCCCAGCACGAATTCCTGCTCACCCGCTGCCTTTCCATCGCCGGCGGCACCACGCAGGTCCTGCGTTCCCTCACGGCCGAACGCCTCCTCGGCCTGCCCCGCGGCTGATGCCCCGCCGATCACGCGTGAAGCCCCGCGGCGCCCGGGTGGGTTGCGTAGCGCAACGGTGCGAAAGGACCGTTCGCGCCGTCGGGGGCAAAACTGTCGGGGTCGTGTTCTAGCGTTGCGGTCGTGGAGTTCAGCGCAGACACCCAGGCCACCTACCTCCCCGCGGATCCCCCGCGGGACGGGGTGCTGGCCCTGTGGGGCGAGGACGTGGCCGGCGGGACCACGATCGAGCTCGTGCTGCCCCGCGGAGCCAAGTTCGCGCGGACGAAGGTCGAGGCCGAGCTGGTGCCGCTGGAGCGGGCGCTGCCC
Encoded proteins:
- a CDS encoding LLM class F420-dependent oxidoreductase, with amino-acid sequence MKFGISTFVTDEGIRPDVLGAALEERGFDSLWLAEHSHIPVSRESPYPGGGDLPRVYYRTLDPFVALTAAATATSELLLGTGIALLIQRDLIHTAKEVASLDLISDGRALFGVGVGWNREEMRNHGTDPKTRGALIDEQLAALKEIWTKDEAEFHGEHIDLDPIFSWPKPVQKPHVPIYIGGESEAALNRLAKYGDGWLLRGYTKYQEAQRVRGWLADQGREDVKFAVFGGPTTPKVIDGFREAGVERYTFLLDTLPEAETLKALDELAEVAAAHR
- a CDS encoding maleylpyruvate isomerase N-terminal domain-containing protein, producing the protein MWRTASNCRCTCCWTSDPGRLGLGPRRGPRHRRSRRCDCCPANSRRLNRGGAPIPPHAGRLTDEQVLAPSPLLSGWTRGHVLAHVTDAGRALGELGRAGPARRARPADARPRRHHRSDRGVDRRGVPAQPCSGTPPAWKTPGPGLRLGPARRLPRRQAAARSSPLAHGPDPRREPRHRRGRRVRLLPSK
- the kstR gene encoding cholesterol catabolism transcriptional regulator KstR, coding for MPMPGKTKARGNGLSAIGADELGSAAQRDRRRRIIDATLALASKGGYDAVQMRAVAEKADVALGTLYRYFPSKIHLLVSGLAREFERAQEKLERQAIPGETPAERLMFVLGRNTRMMQRDPHLTEAMVRAFMFADTSAAAEVEQVGRLMENMFAKAMGIAEPAEADRDIFHVVADVWMANLVAWVTRRASAADVANRLELSVHLLLDK
- a CDS encoding acyl-CoA dehydrogenase; the protein is MPVALSEEQIALAEAIHAWSAAHDPRKGVPAGFAELGLFGVALPEEVGGAGGSVADLAAGLAAAAEELVPGPVLSTALAGLLLADVPDAKELLPALAEGEATAAVLLEPVSLEDGVSGPVPGAQPEAWLLVPVDGGHVLLAPGTPGVTVEPLDAFDFSRPLARVRFSGVRAEPLTLPPVAELAATLAAAEAAGVARRCLTVAVEYAKVREQFGKPIGAFQAVKHLCAEMLCRAEAAEALAWDAASGQHPLSVASAAVVALDAAVANAKDCIQVLGGIGFTWEHDAHRYLRRAVALRQWLGGAWRRRAASLALSGSERTLGVDVGDDPALRAEVARIAALPADAQRVALADAGLLTPHWPAPYGRGADAAEQLRIDAALAAAGVRRPDLVIGAWAVPTILEHGSDEQRERFARPTLRGELTWCQLFSEPGAGSDLAALRTAARRVDGGWRLSGQKVWTSLAREADWGICLARTDPDAPKHKGITYFLVDMRAEGITTRPLREITGEAVFNEVFLDDVFVPDADVVGPPNGGWRLARTTLANERVAIGSGSAVGESVQTLVSTVDASALDDVALDRLGALVADGVAGSVLDLRAALRRLEGQDPGAESSVRKLLGVQHRQDVAEFALELAGSGALLADGPAQHEFLLTRCLSIAGGTTQVLRSLTAERLLGLPRG